In Nicotiana tabacum cultivar K326 chromosome 19, ASM71507v2, whole genome shotgun sequence, one DNA window encodes the following:
- the LOC107766890 gene encoding uncharacterized protein LOC107766890 → MFKQLYVNISFTKVLTQMSAYAKFLKNILSRKRKLEKMTMVKLNAHCSAILQNKFPQKWDPRSFTIPCSLGNEKFDKALCDSGASINLMPLFVFMKLEGELGVFKSIPVSLQLADQSTILLEGIIEDILVWMGKFVFPVDFIVVDMEVNKEVPLILGRSFLYTVREILDIYEEQRLMLRVGNDKVVFHIKRMMKYPSDEASAYSCFKLAIVGELDEKYKFDKLVGDTLEGCITQYSTVEDEDPEIKKEAEVLKTEDQVVDEEELNKEASKPSVELKVLPTHLKYAFLETNNFFVIISAYLTGAQEQKLVEMLRKYKKAIG, encoded by the coding sequence ATGTTTAAGCAACTATATGTGAACATTTCCTTCACAAAGGTTCTCACTCAGATGTCTgcttatgctaagttcttgaagaaTATCTTATCCAGAAAGAGGAAGTTAGAGAAAATGACAATGGTCAAGCTGAATGCCCACTGCAGTGCCATATTGCAAAATAAATTTCCTCAAAAGTGGGACCCGAGAAGCTTCACCATACCATGCTCGTTGGGGAATGAGAAATTTGACAAGGCTCTATGTGACTCTGGTGCTTCTATAAATTTAATGCCTTTGTTTGTGTTCATGAAACTTGAAGGTGAGCTTGGAGTGTTTAAATCCATACCAGTGTCCTTACAACTGGCTGACCAGTCCACCATCTTACTTGAAGGAATCATCGAAGATATTCTAGTATGGATGGGCAAGTTTGTGTTCCCCGTAGACTTTATTGTGGTGGACATGGAAGTGAATAAGGAGGTGCCTCTGATTCTAGGGAGGTCTTTTCTATATACAGTTAGAGAAATTCTTGATATCTACGAGGAGCAACGACTTATGCTTAGAGTGGGTAACGATAAAGTGGTGTTCCATATAAAGAGAATGATGAAATATCCCAGTGATGAGGCATCTGCCTACTCGTGTTTTAAACTTGCTATTGTTGGGGAGTTGGATGAAAAATACAAGTTTGATAAGCTTGTAGGGGATACTCTAGAGGGGTGTATTACTCAATATAGCACAGTGGAGGATGAAGATCCTGAAATAAAGAAAGAGGCTGAAGTTCTTAAGACTGAGGATCAAGTGGTTGATGAAGAGGAACTCAATAAGGAGGCGTCTAAGCCTAGTGTAGAATTGAAAGTCCTCCCTACTCACTTGAAATATGCTTTTCTTGAGACTAACAATTTTTTTGTGATTATTTCTGCTTACTTAACAGGTGCACAGGAACAAAAGTTGGTAGAGATGCTGAGGAAGTACAAGAAAGCCATTGGCTAG
- the LOC107766889 gene encoding L-ascorbate oxidase homolog precursor has product MGSGKVTFVALLLCLSVGVIAEDPYLYFNWNVTYGTIAPLGVPQQGILINGQFPGPRINCTSNNNIVVNVFNNLDEPFLFTWNGVQHRKNSWQDGTPGTMCPIMPGQNFTYRFQVKDQIGSYSYFPTTALHRAAGGYGALNVHSRALIPVPFDNPADEYNVFVGDWYNKGHKTLKKILDGGRTIGRPDGIIINGKSAKVGEAKEPLFTMEAGKTYRYRFCNLGMRSSVNIRFQGHPMKLVELEGSHTVQNIYDSLDLHVGQCLSVLVTADQEPKDYYLVVSSRFLKQALSSVAIIRYANGKGPASPELPTPPPENTEGIAWSMNQFRSFRWNLTASAARPNPQGSYHYGQINITRTIKIFNSMSQVGGKLRYGLNGISHTNGETPLKLVEYFGATNKAFKYDLMADEAPADPSKLTIATNVKNATYRNFVEIIFENHEKTIRTYHLDGYSFFAVAVEPGRWSPEKRKNYNLVDGLSRNNIQVYPNSWAAIMLTFDNAGMWNLRSEMWEKTYLGEQLYFSVLSPSRSLRDEYNIPDNHPLCGIVKGLSMPAPYKA; this is encoded by the coding sequence ATGGGAAGTGGTAAAGTAACATTTGTGGCTTTGCTACTTTGCCTCTCCGTAGGGGTGATAGCTGAGGACCCTTACCTCTACTTTAACTGGAATGTCACCTATGGAACAATTGCTCCATTGGGTGTACCACAACAAGGTATTCTCATCAATGGTCAGTTCCCCGGGCCTAGAATTAATTGTACCTCTAACAACAACATTGTTGTGAATGTCTTCAACAATTTGGACGAGCCATTCCTTTTTACATGGAACGGTGTCCAACATAGGAAGAACTCATGGCAAGATGGTACCCCGGGAACCATGTGTCCAATCATGCCCGGTCAAAATTTCACCTACCGTTTCCAGGTCAAGGACCAGATCGGTAGCTACTCCTACTTCCCAACCACAGCCTTGCACCGGGCAGCGGGTGGTTATGGTGCTCTCAACGTCCACAGTCGTGCTCTCATCCCAGTTCCCTTTGACAATCCTGCTGATGAATACAATGTGTTCGTCGGGGATTGGTACAACAAGGGTCACAAGACCTTGAAAAAGATCTTGGACGGTGGACGCACTATTGGCAGGCCTGATGGTATTATCATTAATGGTAAATCTGCCAAGGTTGGTGAGGCAAAAGAGCCACTCTTTACCATGGAGGCCGGCAAGACCTATAGGTACAGATTCTGCAACCTTGGTATGAGGTCATCTGTTAACATCAGATTCCAAGGTCACCCAATGAAATTAGTCGAGCTAGAGGGATCCCACACCGTACAAAACATCTACGATTCCTTGGACCTCCATGTTGGTCAGTGCCTCTCAGTATTGGTCACTGCTGATCAGGAGCCCAAGGACTACTACTTGGTTGTTTCAAGCAGGTTCTTGAAGCAAGCCCTATCCTCCGTGGCCATCATCCGATACGCCAACGGCAAGGGCCCAGCTTCTCCTGAGCTCCCAACACCCCCACCAGAAAACACCGAAGGCATTGCCTGGTCCATGAACCAGTTCCGCTCCTTCAGATGGAACCTCACCGCTAGTGCTGCCCGACCCAACCCACAAGGATCCTACCATTATGGACAGATCAACATCACCCGCACCATCAAGATCTTCAACTCAATGAGCCAAGTAGGTGGTAAGCTTAGATATGGCTTGAACGGTATCTCCCACACTAATGGCGAGACTCCATTGAAGCTTGTTGAGTACTTTGGAGCTACCAATAAGGCCTTCAAGTATGATCTCATGGCTGACGAAGCCCCGGCCGACCCAAGCAAGCTCACTATCGCCACAAATGTGAAGAACGCCACCTACCGTAACTTCGTGGAAATCATCTTCGAGAACCACGAGAAGACTATCCGTACCTATCACTTGGATGGATATTCCTTCTTCGCCGTTGCTGTCGAGCCCGGGAGGTGGAGCCCTGAGAAGAGAAAGAACTACAACTTGGTGGACGGCTTAAGCAGGAACAACATCCAAGTCTATCCAAACTCATGGGCAGCTATAATGTTGACATTTGACAATGCAGGTATGTGGAACTTGAGGTCAGAGATGTGGGAGAAAACTTACTTGGGAGAGCAATTGTACTTCAGTGTTCTCTCCCCAAGCCGCTCATTGAGGGATGAATACAACATCCCAGACAACCATCCTCTCTGCGGTATTGTCAAGGGCCTGTCCATGCCAGCTCCATACAAGGCTTAA
- the LOC107766888 gene encoding oxygen-dependent coproporphyrinogen-III oxidase, chloroplastic-like: MLTPILSSPSSSSTPTSQFPHSFHSSFSFLTKPHLPFTVSYKTAKKPTPNYSFKIQAMIEKEVAESQKPDTFLRESDKGSNVTSSSSSVRGRFEKMIREAQDSVCLAIEKADGGAKFKEDVWSRPGGGGGISRVLQDGAIWEKAGVNVSVVYGVMPPEAYRAARPTDNGNVKPGPIPFFAAGVSSVLHPKNPFAPTLHFNYRYFETDAPKDAPGAPRQWWFGGGTDLTPAYIFEEDVKHFHSVQKAACDKFDASFYPRFKKWCDDYFYIKHRGERRGLGGIFFDDLNDYDQEMLLSFSTECANSVIPAYIPIIEKRKDTPFTEENKAWQQLRRGRYVEFNLVYDRGTTFGLKTGGRIESILVSLPLTARWEYDHQPEEGTEEWKLLDACINPKEWIC, translated from the exons ATGCTTACTCCAATTCTCTCTTCTCCTTCATCCTCTTCCACTCCCACTTCCCAATTTCCTCATTCTTTCcattcttcattttcatttttaactAAACCCCACTTACCCTTTACTGTATCCTATAAAACAGCTAAAAAACCAACACCCAACTATTCATTTAAAATTCAAGCAATGATTGAGAAAGAAGTAGCTGAATCCCAAAAGCCAGATACATTTCTTCGAGAATCGGATAAAGGATCCAATGTTACTTCAAGTTCGAGTTCAGTTAGAGGTCGATTTGAGAAGATGATAAGAGAAGCTCAAGACAGTGTGTGTTTGGCAATAGAAAAAGCGGACGGAGGAGCAAAGTTTAAGGAAGATGTTTGGTCAAGGCCTGGTGGTGGCGGTGGAATCAGTAGGGTTTTGCAAGATGGGGCTATTTGGGAAAAGGCTGGTGTTAATGTTTCTGTTGTTTATGGTGTTATGCCTCCTGAAGCTTATCGGGCTGCTAGACCCACTGATAATGGAAATGTCAAGCCCGGCCCTATTCCTTTTTTTGCTGCTGGAGTTAGCTCT GTGCTGCATCCAAAAAATCCATTTGCGCCAACTTTGCATTTTAATTATCGTTACTTTGAGACTGATGCTCCAAAAG ATGCACCAGGAGCACCAAGGCAATGGTGGTTTGGTGGTGGTACTGACCTTACACCTGCTTACATTTTCGAGGAGGATGTGAAGCACTTCCATTCG GTGCAAAAAGCTGCTTGTGATAAATTCGATGCTAGCTTCTACCCTCGGTTTAAGAAATGGTGTGATGACTATTTCTATATTAAG CATCGTGGTGAGAGGCGAGGTCTTGGAGGAATTTTCTTTGATGATCTGAACGACTATGATCAAGAAATGCTTCTTTCCTTTTCTACAG AGTGCGCAAATTCCGTCATTCCAGCATATATACCTATCATAGAGAAGAGGAAGGATACCCCTTTCACAGAAGAAAACAAAGCATGGCAACAACTACGGAGGGGCCGCTATGTGGAATTCAACTTG GTTTATGACCGTGGAACTACATTTGGTCTCAAGACAGGAGGTAGGATTGAGAGCATTCTTGTATCTCTTCCATTAACTGCACGATGGGAGTATGACCAT CAACCAGAAGAAGGCACTGAAGAATGGAAACTCTTGGATGCTTGTATCAACCCTAAGGAATGGATCTGCTAG